Proteins encoded in a region of the Haloarcula sp. CBA1129 genome:
- a CDS encoding NAD(P)/FAD-dependent oxidoreductase yields the protein MSTSHVIIGDGIAGASAAETIREADPDASVTVLTDEGEALYNRILIKEFAKGKLPEAPISIHEPEWYDERDIDLQLNTHVTDIDPDAHEIETHEGDTYEYDKLLVAAGGTPAQLPVENSDADGIHHFWTFQDARGIREHADESDQGIIVGAGLLGIDLAAVCAAQEIDAKYLMRGNRWWRYALSEDGAEIIHEALEENGVEPVFESGVDHFEVDDDGHVTGAVDPDGNHYDGEWAGVAIGLDFNTEFLNGTGLELDDGVVVDEYMQTNIEDIYAAGDLTQFYDTILNSQAQNGAWGSAKEQGSVAGTNMVADAEEKEFRWVSSYSITHFDFPFLSFGHPTRGDDEAERKYSDSEWRRLAFENGQLIGGVLIGDLSQQSAFKQLIREERQVAEQKELLLEKEVDLEEVKAQTPAPAE from the coding sequence ATGAGCACGTCGCACGTAATCATCGGTGACGGCATTGCGGGTGCGTCCGCAGCCGAGACAATCCGGGAAGCGGACCCGGACGCGTCGGTCACAGTCCTGACCGACGAGGGGGAGGCACTGTACAACCGGATTCTGATCAAGGAGTTCGCCAAGGGGAAGCTGCCGGAAGCGCCGATTTCCATCCACGAGCCGGAGTGGTACGACGAGCGCGACATCGATCTCCAGCTGAACACCCACGTGACGGACATCGACCCTGACGCCCACGAGATCGAGACTCATGAGGGCGACACCTACGAGTACGACAAGCTGCTGGTGGCAGCGGGCGGGACGCCGGCACAGCTGCCGGTCGAGAACAGCGACGCCGACGGCATCCACCACTTCTGGACGTTCCAAGACGCCCGTGGCATCCGCGAGCACGCCGACGAGTCCGACCAAGGCATCATCGTCGGGGCGGGTCTGCTCGGTATCGATCTCGCGGCGGTCTGTGCCGCACAGGAAATCGACGCGAAGTACCTGATGCGTGGCAACCGCTGGTGGCGCTACGCGCTCTCGGAGGACGGTGCGGAGATCATCCACGAGGCGCTCGAAGAGAACGGCGTCGAACCCGTCTTCGAGTCCGGCGTCGACCACTTCGAAGTCGACGACGACGGCCACGTCACGGGCGCGGTCGACCCCGACGGCAACCACTACGACGGCGAGTGGGCCGGCGTCGCCATCGGTCTGGACTTCAACACCGAGTTCCTCAACGGGACGGGGCTCGAACTCGATGACGGCGTTGTCGTCGACGAATATATGCAGACCAACATCGAGGACATCTACGCTGCGGGCGACCTCACGCAGTTCTACGACACTATCCTGAACTCACAGGCGCAAAACGGCGCGTGGGGCTCGGCCAAGGAGCAGGGATCGGTCGCCGGAACGAACATGGTCGCCGACGCCGAAGAGAAGGAGTTCCGCTGGGTTTCCTCGTACTCCATCACGCACTTTGACTTCCCGTTCCTCTCGTTCGGGCACCCGACTCGTGGCGACGACGAGGCCGAACGGAAGTACTCCGACAGCGAGTGGCGGCGTCTCGCCTTCGAGAACGGCCAGCTCATCGGCGGCGTGCTGATCGGCGACCTCTCACAGCAGTCGGCGTTCAAACAGCTCATCCGCGAGGAGCGCCAAGTTGCAGAGCAGAAGGAACTGCTACTGGAGAAGGAAGTGGACCTCGAAGAAGTGAAGGCACAGACACCCGCGCCGGCCGAATAA
- a CDS encoding NAD(P)/FAD-dependent oxidoreductase: MIGVVGGGIAGLSAAYRLQQRGHEVRVFEASEDLGGLAATYETAGDPIEKFYHHLSKSEETIVELAEELGLGDAVEWHIGENAYYVDGVVHPMDKPWEILSYPHLSLYDTFRLGMLVLDIDVRGGVPSFDTYERLEDFEDVPIEEFVVEHTTRGVYENFFEPLLDAKFGDRKDDVSAAWLLGRVKFRGERDILNGEILGYFDGGFGRLLDALADAVGRDNIATGTRVTDLDTNGGAVSSLTATDGTGTAVHEVDGIVVATMPNVLEELTGYTCDIDFQGTVCSVISMEESLLDTYWLNIADEAPFGALIEHTNFVSAERYGGEHLLYVARYIQDESEAVWQQSDDEVAETWLGGIESLFPEFDRDAVNWIRTGRNPRTAPVYERGYLDMVIPYDLGDAVADGLYYAGMASRAQYPERSLNGGIVAGFECADRIARGPTAATGSESPLSEARR; the protein is encoded by the coding sequence ATGATTGGCGTCGTCGGTGGCGGTATCGCCGGCCTCTCGGCAGCGTACCGGCTCCAACAACGTGGTCACGAGGTTCGTGTGTTCGAGGCCAGTGAAGACCTCGGTGGCTTGGCAGCGACCTACGAGACGGCTGGTGACCCCATCGAGAAGTTCTATCATCACCTCTCGAAATCCGAGGAAACCATCGTCGAACTCGCCGAGGAACTGGGCCTCGGTGACGCGGTCGAGTGGCACATCGGGGAGAACGCCTACTACGTCGACGGCGTGGTCCACCCGATGGACAAGCCTTGGGAGATTCTCTCGTATCCCCATCTCTCGCTGTACGACACGTTCCGGTTGGGGATGCTCGTCCTCGACATCGACGTTCGCGGCGGCGTCCCATCTTTCGACACCTACGAGCGACTGGAGGACTTCGAGGACGTGCCCATCGAGGAGTTCGTCGTCGAACACACGACGCGGGGCGTCTACGAGAATTTCTTCGAGCCGCTGCTGGACGCGAAGTTCGGCGACCGGAAAGACGACGTGAGCGCCGCGTGGCTACTCGGGCGGGTCAAGTTCCGCGGCGAGCGAGACATCCTGAACGGTGAGATTCTGGGCTACTTCGACGGTGGGTTCGGAAGATTGCTCGACGCGCTGGCCGACGCCGTCGGCCGTGACAACATCGCGACGGGCACGCGCGTAACTGACCTCGATACGAACGGCGGGGCCGTCTCGTCGCTGACGGCCACCGACGGAACCGGGACGGCGGTCCACGAAGTCGACGGCATCGTCGTCGCGACGATGCCGAACGTTCTAGAAGAGCTGACGGGTTACACCTGCGATATCGACTTCCAAGGGACGGTGTGTTCGGTCATCAGCATGGAGGAGTCACTGCTGGATACGTACTGGCTGAACATCGCCGACGAGGCCCCCTTCGGCGCGCTCATCGAACACACGAACTTCGTCTCTGCCGAGCGGTACGGCGGCGAACATCTCCTGTACGTCGCGCGATACATTCAGGACGAGTCCGAAGCCGTCTGGCAACAGAGCGACGACGAGGTCGCCGAGACGTGGCTGGGGGGCATCGAATCGCTCTTCCCCGAGTTCGACCGCGACGCAGTCAACTGGATCCGGACGGGTCGCAACCCCCGGACAGCGCCGGTCTACGAGCGCGGCTATCTGGACATGGTCATCCCGTACGATCTGGGTGACGCCGTCGCGGACGGCCTCTACTACGCCGGGATGGCCTCGCGGGCCCAGTACCCGGAGCGCTCGCTCAACGGCGGCATCGTCGCGGGGTTCGAGTGCGCCGACCGGATCGCACGCGGCCCCACAGCGGCGACAGGCTCCGAGTCACCGCTCTCCGAAGCCCGCCGCTGA
- a CDS encoding histidine kinase N-terminal 7TM domain-containing protein, with protein MDVDIATVAILGNAGGALISFAVAVIATRHQDAPGARQYGWLALAGGCWCAVSLGQVIATNPSVAETVYVLARTTSAQLVALWTVFVLVYTGRRSWLRPSRLAPLLLAANADVLLLLVGQGRFVAATAVPITQNGATLFAVQRGAAYTTTLAVSYVPLLLGYVLLIEFLFRSQNIYRRQTSAIIIGTLLPMLIAMLYDFGYTPHPAVDFTPMAFSMNVLFVGWVLFKDESLSVTTLSGDILVDNLPDPVIALNDDCVIIDYNAAAASALEHPDPDGESLDTLAPGLLNHIERGEVFSFGDSFTYYNPQTTSLTDQSGTERGRLVVLRDVTGQQRRQDRLESLQAATQQFIEAETAEAVAEMAVEFATAVLDQNAAGVFLEDERVLEPTVISETIANNVEEQLLYGTPTDEPESKLWRTYETGEVQSVSLDRDGLGPLDNALMLPLGSHGVMAVTSYDDTFATEDRRYAAILAQTTQVALDQVERERELRQSRSSVQRRREQIEFFNGVLRHSLHNAMVVIRGRAEHIRNDVPRSKRRHLDSISDWCGKLTEMSETIRDINNTVTASEAERLDAVDLNATLRRATESLRAEYDSVSVSCELDRNYSVQANELLEEVLLSILRNAVDHNDADIPQVTVSVQQASDWLQVRIADDGPGMSDELKTTVFERGLSPDQTAGGFGLYFVSVMMELYSGTLWFEDNHPTGTVAVLEFQQAVTADEAEADNQPDETETVATEAQTKSHNH; from the coding sequence GGGGGTGTTGGTGTGCTGTCTCTCTCGGGCAGGTCATCGCCACCAACCCGTCCGTTGCAGAAACGGTGTACGTGCTGGCACGGACCACATCGGCCCAGCTGGTCGCCCTCTGGACCGTTTTCGTGCTTGTCTATACCGGTCGACGCTCGTGGCTCCGTCCGTCGCGTCTCGCTCCGCTTTTGCTTGCGGCGAACGCGGACGTGTTGCTCCTGCTCGTCGGCCAGGGACGCTTCGTTGCGGCAACGGCCGTCCCCATCACTCAAAACGGCGCGACGCTGTTCGCCGTTCAGCGTGGAGCAGCCTACACAACAACTCTTGCAGTCTCTTATGTCCCGTTACTGCTCGGATATGTGCTCCTGATCGAGTTCCTGTTTCGGTCACAGAACATCTATCGGCGGCAGACTTCGGCAATCATCATTGGAACCCTCCTTCCGATGCTTATCGCCATGCTGTACGATTTCGGGTACACGCCGCACCCGGCCGTCGACTTCACGCCGATGGCGTTCTCGATGAACGTGCTGTTCGTCGGCTGGGTACTGTTCAAGGACGAGTCGCTGTCCGTGACGACGCTGTCGGGGGACATCCTCGTCGACAACCTTCCCGACCCGGTCATCGCTCTCAACGACGACTGTGTCATCATCGATTACAACGCCGCGGCGGCTAGCGCACTGGAGCATCCAGACCCGGACGGGGAGTCACTCGATACCCTCGCTCCGGGACTTTTGAACCACATCGAGCGTGGCGAGGTGTTCTCGTTCGGTGATTCGTTCACGTACTACAACCCACAGACGACGAGCCTCACCGACCAGTCCGGGACGGAACGCGGTCGGCTCGTCGTTCTCAGGGATGTGACCGGCCAGCAGCGACGGCAGGACCGACTCGAATCGCTGCAGGCCGCGACCCAGCAGTTCATCGAGGCCGAGACCGCCGAGGCAGTCGCGGAGATGGCTGTCGAGTTCGCGACGGCTGTTCTCGACCAGAACGCGGCGGGCGTGTTCCTCGAAGACGAGAGGGTTCTTGAACCGACCGTCATCAGCGAGACGATTGCAAATAACGTCGAGGAACAACTGTTGTACGGCACGCCGACGGACGAGCCCGAGAGCAAGCTCTGGCGGACCTACGAAACCGGCGAGGTACAATCCGTCTCGCTGGACCGAGATGGGCTCGGCCCGCTTGACAATGCGCTTATGCTGCCGCTTGGCTCCCATGGCGTGATGGCCGTTACGTCGTACGACGACACCTTCGCCACGGAAGACAGGCGATACGCCGCGATTCTCGCACAGACGACACAGGTGGCCCTCGATCAGGTCGAGCGCGAGCGCGAACTCCGCCAGAGCCGTAGCTCGGTCCAGCGACGCCGCGAGCAGATCGAGTTCTTCAACGGCGTCCTCAGACACTCGCTGCACAACGCGATGGTCGTCATCCGCGGCCGCGCGGAGCACATCAGAAACGACGTGCCGCGGTCGAAACGGCGGCATCTCGACAGCATCAGCGACTGGTGTGGGAAGCTCACGGAGATGAGCGAAACGATACGCGACATCAACAACACGGTGACGGCGAGTGAAGCTGAGCGGTTAGACGCCGTCGACCTCAATGCCACGCTCCGTCGCGCAACTGAGTCGCTCCGGGCCGAGTACGACTCGGTGTCGGTTTCCTGTGAGCTGGACAGGAACTACAGCGTGCAGGCGAACGAACTGCTCGAAGAGGTCCTCCTGAGCATCCTCCGGAACGCGGTCGACCACAACGACGCCGACATCCCGCAAGTGACGGTCTCGGTCCAGCAGGCCAGCGACTGGCTGCAGGTCCGCATCGCCGACGACGGCCCCGGAATGAGCGACGAACTGAAGACGACGGTGTTCGAACGCGGGCTCTCACCCGACCAGACCGCCGGCGGCTTCGGCCTCTACTTCGTCTCGGTCATGATGGAGCTGTACAGCGGGACGCTCTGGTTCGAAGACAACCACCCGACTGGGACGGTCGCCGTCCTCGAATTCCAGCAGGCGGTGACAGCCGATGAGGCGGAAGCCGATAATCAGCCCGACGAAACAGAGACGGTGGCGACCGAAGCGCAAACTAAATCCCACAACCACTGA
- a CDS encoding DUF6149 family protein, with amino-acid sequence MKIYQNPRHWASKKALTTPGVRSVANYGLVKLHTKIFLGKADEAHREERRDHLDDFFDATMDTYVAALQADYSEAEAREITHIQANFDFYNHGWTEMMEFPADELEAHHERYADFFDTHGITISDPLGTFRPAGGIADAPSTPEKLDEPEHPHAVGGFADDVYVETEDGEMIVGGGREEPEDVSPADAPVLDEDDVENAAGD; translated from the coding sequence ATGAAAATCTACCAGAACCCGCGCCACTGGGCGAGCAAGAAGGCGCTGACCACACCCGGCGTCCGGTCGGTGGCCAACTACGGGCTGGTGAAACTCCACACCAAGATCTTCCTCGGGAAGGCCGACGAGGCCCACCGAGAGGAGCGCCGCGACCACCTCGATGACTTCTTCGACGCCACGATGGACACGTACGTGGCTGCGCTGCAGGCAGACTACTCCGAGGCTGAGGCCCGAGAGATAACCCACATTCAGGCGAATTTCGACTTCTACAACCACGGCTGGACGGAGATGATGGAGTTCCCGGCCGACGAACTCGAAGCCCACCACGAGCGGTACGCGGACTTCTTCGACACGCACGGCATCACCATCTCGGACCCGCTGGGGACGTTCCGACCGGCCGGCGGTATCGCCGACGCGCCGTCGACGCCGGAGAAGCTTGACGAGCCGGAACACCCCCACGCCGTCGGTGGCTTCGCCGACGACGTCTACGTCGAAACCGAGGACGGCGAGATGATCGTCGGCGGCGGCCGCGAGGAGCCGGAGGACGTGAGTCCGGCCGACGCGCCGGTCCTTGACGAGGACGACGTGGAAAACGCGGCCGGCGACTGA